The following coding sequences lie in one Arachis hypogaea cultivar Tifrunner chromosome 9, arahy.Tifrunner.gnm2.J5K5, whole genome shotgun sequence genomic window:
- the LOC112708738 gene encoding uncharacterized protein, with the protein MANISVTKAYWARRKAREEVHGRAILQYGMLRDYCAEIIRTNLRSTTQILVDRPSITHQPRFMRMYMCLNPVKQGFLAGCRPIIAVDGCHLKGDHGQQLLVAVGRDPNDNYFSIAVAAVEAETRDSWGWFINLLLDDIGDVSKRKWVFMSDQQKGLMQVIQEMMPALEHRLCLRHLYANCKKAYGGGTVLRDLILSIAKATYVEEWERRMTQLMNINRQCYEKLSSLDPKLWCKSHFTFLAKSDMLMNNISEAFNGRILEARDKPILTMFEWIRCYWMSRFAEKKKKAEKYEGTIMPKPKKRFDVIAMRAMEWQARWAGGLKYEVFHKNRMIVERFVVDLLARTCSCRFWGLCGMPCPHACCAIFEKGDSPEDYCSNFYSPAAYVVTYGNLVSPNNGENMWPKVECDTIIPPIFRMKPGKPRMVRIREPDENRSQTKLRRTGSSVTCSNYGQYGHNRRHCPNLIVSEPGVAAATNGEGSNAADTVPTAAAADPAAAVDTDPAADNRSGVNIRRSERIRQRKGQGKG; encoded by the exons ATGGCTAATATTTCAGTCACAAAGGCTTATTGGGCGAGGAGAAAGGCGCGGGAAGAAGTACATGGCAGGGCTATTCTACAATATGGCATGCTCAGAGATTATTGTGCAGAGATTATAAGGACAAATCTCAGGTCTACTACTCAGATTTTGGTTGACAGGCCTTCAATTACACACCAACCAAGGTTTATGAGGATGTACATGTGTCTAAATCCTGTCAAGCAAGGCTTTTTGGCTGGTTGCAGGCCTATCATAGCAGTAGATGGCTGCCACTTGAAGGGTGATCATGGTCAACAACTATTGGTGGCTGTCGGAAGAGATCCAAACGATAACTATTTTTCAATTGCTGTTGCTGCTGTAGAGGCTGAGACTAGAGACAGTTGGGGTTGGTTTATAAACTTGTTATTGGATGATATTGGAGATGTCAGTAAAAGAAAGTGGGTATTCATGTCCGACCAACAAAAG GGTTTGATGCAAGTTATTCAAGAGATGATGCCGGCGTTAGAGCATCGACTATGCTTGAGACATCTGTATGCGAATTGCAAAAAAGCATATGGAGGTGGGACTGTTTTGCGGGATCTAATTCTATCAATAGCTAAAGCTACATATGTTGAGGAATGGGAGAGGAGGATGACGCAACTAATGAACATCAACCGTCAATGCTATGAAAAGTTGTCATCATTGGATCCAAAGCTCTGGTGCAAGAGCCATTTCACGTTTCTTGCTAAGAGTGACATGTTGATGAATAACATATCTGAAGCTTTCAATGGTAGGATCTTGGAGGCAAGAGACAAGCCCATACTTACTATGTTCGAGTGGATTCGATGTTATTGGATGTCTCGGTTtgctgaaaaaaagaagaaggccgAAAAATATGAGGGTACAATCATGCCTAAACCCAAAAAGAGGTTTGATGTCATTGCTATGCGAGCTATGGAGTGGCAAGCAAGATGGGCTGGAGGACTGAAATACGAAGTTTTTCATAAGAACCGGATGATTGTTGAGAGGTTTGTGGTTGACTTGTTGGCTAGAACGTGTAGCTGCAGATTTTGGGGGTTATGTGGAATGCCCTGCCCGCATGCTTGTTGTGCCATATTCGAGAAAGGGGACAGTCCAGAAGATTATTGCAGCAACTTTTATAGCCCAGCAGCCTATGTTGTAACTTATGGTAACTTAGTTTCTCCAAACAATGGAGAAAATATGTGGCCGAAGGTTGAGTGTGACACCATCATACCTCCCATCTTTAGGATGAAGCCAGGAAAACCACGGATGGTGAGGATCAGAGAACCTGATGAGAACCGTTCTCAGACAAAGCTAAGGAGGACGGGTTCATCTGTTACATGTAGCAACTACGGCCAATATGGACATAATAGAAGGCATTGTCCCAATCTAATAGTGTCAG AACCTGGTGTTGCTGCTGCCACCAACGGAGAAGGTTCGAACGCTGCTGACACTGTGcctactgctgctgctgctgatcCTGCAGCTGCTGTTGACACTGATCCTGCTGCCGACAACAGATCCGGTGTGAATATCCGTAGATCTGAGCGAATAAGGCAAAGGAAGGGGCAGGGGAAGGGGTAG